A portion of the Sphingorhabdus pulchriflava genome contains these proteins:
- a CDS encoding competence/damage-inducible protein A, with product MTSNRIYTAALVIIGDEILSGRTQDKNISQIALWLNVQGIRLREVRVVPDVEEAIVEAVNTLRARNDYLFTTGGIGPTHDDITVDAIAKALGVPVVLHPIAKEILERYYETRGGVTEQRLRMARVPEGADLIPNKMSGAPGIKTGNIFIMAGVPHITAGMLDALTGTLEGGAPLLSHQIGCWVAESEIAKLLGDTEKAHEGCQIGSYPFFREGRVGANFVVRSTDAHQLAACVEALRSGLAGFGYETIDGGI from the coding sequence ATGACCTCAAACCGCATCTACACCGCCGCACTCGTCATCATTGGCGATGAAATCCTTTCCGGCCGCACGCAGGACAAGAATATCAGCCAGATTGCGCTCTGGCTGAACGTGCAGGGCATCCGTCTGCGCGAGGTGCGCGTGGTGCCTGATGTCGAGGAGGCGATTGTCGAGGCAGTCAACACGCTGCGCGCGCGCAACGATTATCTGTTCACCACCGGCGGGATCGGGCCGACGCATGATGACATCACCGTCGATGCGATTGCCAAGGCGCTCGGTGTGCCGGTGGTGCTCCACCCAATCGCCAAGGAAATACTCGAGCGCTATTATGAAACGCGCGGCGGCGTGACCGAACAGCGCCTGCGCATGGCGCGCGTGCCCGAAGGCGCTGACCTGATCCCCAACAAGATGTCGGGCGCACCGGGGATCAAGACTGGCAACATCTTCATCATGGCCGGTGTGCCGCATATCACGGCGGGGATGCTTGATGCGCTGACCGGCACGCTGGAGGGTGGCGCGCCCTTGCTCTCACACCAGATTGGCTGCTGGGTGGCGGAGAGCGAGATTGCGAAGCTGCTCGGCGATACCGAAAAGGCGCATGAAGGCTGCCAGATCGGCAGCTATCCCTTCTTCCGCGAAGGGCGCGTGGGTGCCAATTTCGTGGTGCGCTCGACCGACGCACATCAGCTTGCGGCCTGCGTCGAGGCCTTGCGATCGGGGCTGGCGGGTTTTGGCTATGAAACCATTGATGGCGGGATTTGA
- the galE gene encoding UDP-glucose 4-epimerase GalE, whose translation MTNQLKVLVTGGAGYIGSHAVLALKDAGHSPVVIDNLVTGFRWAIPDDVPFIEGNIADEALVAATLRDHGIDAIMHFAGSIIVPESVENPLKYYRNNTAASRSLIDSAVQAGVKHFIFSSTAATYGIPESSPVREDMPKLPINPYGMSKLMTEYMLRDVAAAHDFNYCALRYFNVAGADPLVRTGQSTAGATHLIKVAVEAALGKRDSVAVFGTDYATLDGTGVRDYIHVSDLAAAHVIALEALVADPKTSHTLNCGYGHGYSVMQVLDAVDRVTNQTIDRKIEGRRAGDPDELISDNREIKARFGWQPKYDDLDTIVSHALQWERKLGERALV comes from the coding sequence ATGACAAATCAACTCAAAGTCCTCGTTACCGGCGGTGCTGGCTATATCGGCAGCCACGCCGTTCTTGCGCTAAAGGACGCCGGGCACAGTCCTGTCGTGATCGACAATCTGGTCACAGGTTTTCGATGGGCGATTCCGGACGATGTGCCGTTTATAGAGGGTAACATTGCGGATGAGGCATTGGTCGCTGCCACGTTGCGCGATCATGGCATCGACGCCATCATGCATTTTGCCGGTTCCATCATCGTACCCGAATCAGTCGAGAACCCACTCAAATATTATCGCAATAATACAGCCGCGAGTCGCAGCCTTATCGATTCGGCTGTGCAGGCCGGTGTGAAGCATTTCATCTTTTCGTCGACCGCCGCGACCTATGGCATCCCCGAATCGAGCCCGGTTCGCGAAGACATGCCCAAACTGCCGATCAACCCCTACGGCATGTCGAAACTGATGACCGAATATATGCTGCGCGATGTGGCTGCGGCACATGACTTCAACTATTGCGCCCTCCGTTACTTCAACGTCGCAGGTGCCGATCCGCTGGTGCGCACCGGCCAATCAACAGCAGGTGCAACCCATCTGATCAAGGTCGCCGTCGAGGCCGCATTGGGAAAGCGCGATTCGGTTGCGGTATTTGGAACCGACTATGCGACCCTCGATGGCACGGGCGTCCGCGACTATATTCATGTCAGTGATCTGGCCGCAGCGCATGTAATCGCGCTCGAAGCTTTGGTTGCGGATCCCAAAACAAGCCACACGCTCAATTGCGGATATGGCCATGGCTATTCGGTAATGCAGGTGCTCGACGCGGTCGACCGCGTCACCAACCAGACCATCGACCGCAAGATCGAAGGCCGCCGTGCGGGCGACCCCGATGAGCTGATTTCAGACAACCGCGAAATCAAGGCCCGTTTCGGGTGGCAGCCCAAATATGACGACCTCGACACCATAGTTTCCCACGCCCTGCAATGGGAACGCAAGCTGGGCGAACGCGCCCTAGTCTAG
- a CDS encoding NlpC/P60 family protein, which produces MADTAPPKQRATYRLSGHSIEGDKRTTPIRGDLADIKLAGKLFAPHYAVPMLRTGIAPVTEIHAEPHLSSMPVSALMHGEEFAVLDVAGEWAWGYCLHDDYLGYLRFADLGDDFTATHVVSAPATLLVATPSIKAPVLARYPMGAQIVCGEPSECGKFLACEGGWIPRVHLSEPGKVEGDPADLAEKLIGVPYSWGGRSGDALDCSGLVQLVFGLKGIKAPRDADMQQAGFGEELGADEKLQRGDLVFFPGHVGIMADESNLIHANGAAMAVSVEPLAEAAKRFAEHDEPVLARKRVTL; this is translated from the coding sequence GTGGCCGACACGGCACCACCGAAACAGCGCGCGACCTATCGCCTCAGCGGGCATAGTATCGAAGGCGACAAGCGTACGACGCCGATCCGAGGCGATCTGGCGGACATCAAGCTCGCCGGCAAACTGTTTGCGCCGCATTATGCCGTGCCGATGCTGCGCACGGGCATTGCGCCGGTCACCGAAATTCATGCCGAACCGCATTTGAGCTCGATGCCCGTTAGCGCGCTGATGCATGGGGAGGAATTTGCCGTGCTCGACGTCGCGGGCGAATGGGCCTGGGGCTATTGCCTGCACGACGATTATCTCGGCTATCTGCGCTTTGCCGATCTGGGCGATGATTTTACCGCCACCCATGTGGTTAGCGCGCCTGCGACTTTGCTGGTGGCAACACCCTCGATCAAGGCTCCTGTTCTTGCCCGCTATCCGATGGGCGCGCAGATTGTCTGCGGCGAACCCAGCGAATGCGGCAAGTTCCTCGCTTGCGAAGGCGGTTGGATTCCGCGCGTCCACCTGTCCGAACCCGGCAAGGTTGAGGGCGATCCAGCAGACCTTGCCGAAAAACTGATCGGCGTGCCCTATAGCTGGGGCGGACGCAGCGGCGATGCGCTCGATTGTTCGGGGCTGGTGCAACTGGTCTTTGGCCTCAAGGGCATCAAGGCGCCGCGCGATGCAGATATGCAGCAGGCGGGCTTTGGTGAGGAACTGGGCGCGGACGAAAAGCTGCAGCGCGGTGATCTTGTTTTCTTCCCCGGCCATGTCGGTATCATGGCGGATGAGAGCAACCTGATCCACGCCAATGGCGCGGCGATGGCGGTTTCGGTTGAGCCGCTAGCGGAGGCGGCCAAGCGCTTTGCCGAACATGACGAGCCGGTGCTGGCGCGGAAGCGGGTCACGCTATGA
- a CDS encoding carbon-nitrogen hydrolase family protein, translated as MRIAVHQMNSAFDIQQNVMVMIAGIREAKAGGAAAYFAPEMSLLLDRDRVRAKTLITTEANTTALLAIAEAASQAGIWVHIGSFPVVSERAADRFFNRTIVFDSSGHIQSRYDKMHLFDVDLATGESWRESAAYLGGDRPVMTASPLGPMGLTICYDLRFSELFSTLARSGAVAFAVPAAFTVPTGAAHWHVLLRARAIESAAFVIAAAQSGKHADGRETYGHSLVVDPWGEVLLDMGEGEGLGFVDLDLDRVQAVRAQIPVHLNRRDIPPLL; from the coding sequence ATGCGTATTGCAGTACATCAAATGAACAGCGCTTTCGACATTCAGCAGAATGTTATGGTAATGATCGCCGGGATAAGAGAGGCGAAAGCTGGAGGCGCTGCAGCCTATTTTGCACCCGAAATGTCTCTGCTACTCGACCGGGACCGTGTTCGGGCCAAAACCCTAATCACTACCGAGGCCAACACGACCGCGCTTTTGGCGATTGCAGAAGCGGCAAGTCAGGCAGGAATTTGGGTACATATTGGATCGTTTCCTGTCGTTTCTGAGCGGGCAGCCGACCGCTTCTTCAACCGCACGATCGTATTTGACAGTTCCGGCCACATTCAATCCCGATACGACAAGATGCACCTCTTCGATGTGGATTTGGCAACGGGCGAATCATGGCGCGAGTCTGCAGCCTATCTTGGTGGAGATCGTCCCGTGATGACGGCGTCACCTTTGGGGCCAATGGGTTTGACCATCTGCTATGACCTTCGCTTTTCTGAATTGTTCAGCACGCTCGCTCGAAGCGGCGCGGTTGCTTTTGCTGTGCCAGCCGCCTTCACCGTGCCGACTGGCGCTGCGCATTGGCACGTCCTGCTGCGCGCCCGCGCGATTGAATCAGCAGCTTTTGTGATTGCTGCAGCGCAATCTGGCAAGCATGCCGACGGCCGCGAAACCTATGGCCACTCGCTCGTCGTTGATCCCTGGGGAGAGGTGTTGCTCGATATGGGAGAGGGAGAGGGGCTTGGTTTTGTTGACCTTGACCTCGACCGTGTACAGGCAGTGCGCGCGCAAATACCCGTGCACCTCAACCGACGGGATATTCCG
- the hslU gene encoding ATP-dependent protease ATPase subunit HslU, which produces MSQNLTPKAIVAALDEHIIGQADAKRAVAVALRNRWRRQRLPAELRDEVTPKNILMIGPTGCGKTEISRRLAKLADAPFIKVEATKFTEVGYVGRDVEQIARDLVEEAIRLEKDRRREVVREAAEAAAMERILKPLAGDTASEATREAFRQRIRDRHMDDVEIEIEVIDTPRMPMDIPGMGGVGMINIGEMMGKAFGQNNQKRRKMKVPEAWVKLVDEETEKRLDQDDVARTAIADAEANGIVFLDEIDKIAVSDVRGGSVSREGVQRDLLPLIEGTTVATKYGPMKTDHVLFIASGAFHVSKPSDMLPELQGRLPIRVELTALTQEDFVRILSQTKANLPHQYVALLGTEEVGLEFTDDAIAALARIAAQVNESVENIGARRLQTVMERLLEDISFDAEDRKGETITIDAAYVEQQLSGIAKDADLSKYVL; this is translated from the coding sequence ATGAGCCAAAATTTGACGCCGAAGGCGATTGTCGCCGCATTGGACGAGCACATTATCGGTCAGGCCGATGCCAAGCGCGCGGTCGCCGTTGCACTGCGCAACCGCTGGCGTCGCCAACGGCTGCCCGCCGAATTGCGCGACGAGGTAACGCCGAAGAATATCCTGATGATCGGCCCCACGGGTTGCGGCAAGACCGAGATAAGCCGTCGTTTGGCGAAACTGGCAGACGCCCCTTTCATCAAAGTGGAGGCGACGAAGTTCACCGAAGTCGGCTATGTCGGCCGCGACGTCGAACAGATTGCCCGCGATCTGGTCGAAGAAGCGATCCGGCTGGAAAAGGACCGTCGCCGCGAAGTCGTGCGCGAAGCAGCCGAAGCCGCTGCGATGGAGCGCATCCTGAAGCCGCTCGCAGGCGACACCGCAAGCGAAGCCACACGAGAAGCCTTCCGCCAGCGGATCCGCGACCGCCATATGGACGATGTCGAAATCGAGATCGAAGTGATCGATACTCCGCGCATGCCGATGGACATCCCGGGGATGGGTGGCGTCGGCATGATCAACATCGGCGAAATGATGGGCAAGGCATTCGGCCAGAACAACCAGAAGCGACGCAAGATGAAAGTGCCCGAAGCCTGGGTGAAGCTGGTTGACGAAGAAACCGAAAAGCGGTTGGATCAGGATGATGTCGCACGCACTGCAATCGCCGATGCAGAGGCCAATGGCATCGTCTTTCTCGACGAGATCGACAAGATTGCGGTTAGCGATGTCCGCGGCGGCTCGGTAAGCCGTGAAGGCGTGCAGCGCGACCTGCTGCCGCTGATCGAAGGCACGACCGTCGCGACCAAATATGGCCCGATGAAGACGGACCATGTGCTGTTCATCGCCAGCGGTGCCTTCCATGTTTCAAAGCCGAGCGACATGTTGCCCGAATTGCAGGGCCGCCTGCCAATTCGCGTCGAACTGACCGCGCTCACGCAGGAGGATTTTGTCCGTATCCTTTCGCAGACCAAGGCCAATCTGCCGCACCAATATGTGGCATTGCTCGGCACCGAAGAGGTTGGACTTGAATTCACCGATGACGCGATTGCGGCCCTGGCCCGCATCGCCGCACAGGTGAATGAAAGTGTCGAAAATATCGGCGCACGTCGTCTGCAAACGGTGATGGAACGCCTTTTGGAAGACATCAGCTTCGACGCTGAAGACCGTAAGGGCGAAACGATCACAATCGATGCGGCCTATGTCGAACAGCAGCTTTCGGGCATTGCCAAGGACGCTGACCTTTCCAAATATGTTCTATAA
- a CDS encoding GFA family protein, producing the protein MTHQGGCHCGAVRFEVSGDPQHVALCHCSDCRKSSGAPMVAWAAFTEDQFKLVEGEPVTFNSSGSAMRSFCPKCGSGLYYRNQEFLPGIVDIQSATLDDPDALPPGAHIQTAERLGWMETAHSLPAFERFPG; encoded by the coding sequence ATGACCCATCAAGGCGGATGCCATTGCGGCGCGGTTCGTTTTGAAGTGAGCGGGGACCCCCAGCATGTGGCGCTCTGCCACTGCAGCGATTGCCGGAAATCGTCGGGCGCACCTATGGTTGCATGGGCGGCCTTTACCGAGGATCAGTTCAAACTGGTCGAGGGCGAGCCGGTAACCTTCAATTCGTCGGGATCGGCGATGCGCAGTTTTTGCCCGAAATGCGGGTCTGGTCTCTATTATCGCAACCAGGAATTCTTGCCCGGCATCGTGGATATCCAGTCAGCCACGCTGGATGATCCCGATGCCCTGCCTCCGGGCGCGCATATCCAAACCGCCGAACGGCTCGGCTGGATGGAAACCGCGCATAGCCTGCCGGCGTTTGAGCGGTTTCCGGGTTAG
- the hslV gene encoding ATP-dependent protease subunit HslV, translating to MDNQAHNNPSTWYGTTILSVRKGGKVVIAGDGQVSMGQTVMKPNAKKVRRLHDGSVIAGFAGATADAFTLFERLEKKLEAHRGQLMRAAVELAKDWRTDKYLRNLEAMMIVADKEVTLILTGNGDVLEPLDGIAAIGSGGNFALSAARALMDYEADAEKQARHAMKIAAEICVYTNDQLTVESMDSVS from the coding sequence ATGGACAATCAAGCACATAACAACCCGTCGACCTGGTACGGCACGACGATTCTGTCGGTCCGCAAAGGCGGCAAGGTGGTGATCGCAGGCGATGGCCAAGTCTCGATGGGCCAGACGGTGATGAAGCCCAATGCCAAGAAGGTCCGCCGCCTGCACGACGGCAGTGTGATTGCGGGCTTTGCCGGAGCCACTGCCGACGCCTTCACCCTGTTCGAGCGGCTCGAGAAGAAGCTGGAGGCGCATCGCGGTCAGTTGATGCGCGCCGCCGTCGAACTCGCCAAGGATTGGCGCACCGACAAATATCTGCGCAATCTGGAGGCGATGATGATCGTCGCCGACAAAGAGGTCACACTGATCCTCACCGGTAATGGCGATGTGCTGGAACCGCTGGATGGCATTGCGGCCATTGGCTCGGGAGGCAATTTTGCGCTGTCAGCTGCGCGGGCGCTGATGGACTATGAGGCCGACGCCGAAAAGCAGGCACGCCATGCGATGAAAATCGCCGCCGAAATTTGCGTTTACACAAACGACCAGTTGACGGTCGAAAGCATGGACAGCGTCAGCTGA
- the argC gene encoding N-acetyl-gamma-glutamyl-phosphate reductase, protein MTKSVFIDGAVGTTGLEIADRLSGRSEFEQIILTEEKRKDAAARREALNEADFVILCLPDDAAKEAVAMIANDRTRVIDASTAHRVDPHWAYGFPEFKKGQHERIAAARFVSNPGCYPTGFLGLVAPLVAAGLIPSDWPYTVNAVSGYSGGGKALIERFEGEGADIGFRTYGLDLSHKHVPEMQLHAGLSLAPIFSPAVVKAFRGMMVEVPLPISVMPGSDSPDEMRGLLMEHYAGSPVVKVHAEMAPSELLILNSQEPSDRLDLYVMGSPKGDQVRLMAMLDNLGKGASGAAVQNLNIMAGLDEVSGLRL, encoded by the coding sequence ATGACCAAATCGGTTTTCATAGACGGCGCCGTCGGCACAACCGGCCTCGAAATCGCTGACCGGCTTTCGGGCCGCAGCGAGTTCGAACAGATCATCCTGACCGAAGAAAAGCGCAAGGATGCCGCTGCCCGTCGCGAGGCGTTGAACGAGGCCGATTTCGTTATCCTCTGCTTGCCCGATGATGCGGCGAAAGAGGCGGTGGCGATGATCGCCAATGATCGCACCCGCGTGATCGACGCTTCGACCGCGCACCGCGTCGATCCCCATTGGGCCTATGGCTTTCCGGAGTTTAAAAAGGGCCAGCATGAGCGGATTGCGGCGGCGCGCTTTGTTTCCAATCCGGGCTGCTACCCCACCGGTTTTCTGGGGCTGGTTGCGCCGCTGGTGGCCGCTGGGCTGATCCCGTCGGACTGGCCCTATACGGTCAACGCCGTGTCGGGCTATTCGGGCGGCGGAAAGGCGCTGATCGAGCGGTTCGAAGGCGAAGGGGCCGATATCGGTTTCCGCACTTATGGCCTCGATCTCAGCCACAAGCATGTGCCCGAAATGCAACTGCACGCTGGCCTGTCGCTCGCGCCGATCTTTTCACCCGCAGTGGTCAAGGCGTTTCGCGGCATGATGGTGGAGGTTCCGTTGCCGATTTCGGTGATGCCCGGCAGCGACAGCCCCGACGAGATGCGTGGCCTTTTGATGGAACATTATGCGGGTTCGCCGGTGGTCAAGGTGCACGCCGAAATGGCCCCGTCCGAACTGCTGATCCTCAACTCACAGGAGCCGAGCGACCGGCTCGACCTCTATGTCATGGGTTCACCCAAGGGCGATCAGGTGCGGTTGATGGCGATGCTCGACAATCTGGGCAAGGGCGCCAGCGGTGCGGCGGTGCAGAATTTGAACATCATGGCCGGGCTAGATGAGGTGAGCGGGTTGCGGTTGTAG
- the map gene encoding type I methionyl aminopeptidase, whose protein sequence is MNQYVAVTAEEAAIPRDGVIKLHGAEAFEGMRKAGRLAAEILDALTTFVVPGVTTGEIDDLVREMTLKGGGIPATLGYRGYTHSCCTSINHVICHGIPSDKKLRDGDIVNIDVTPIVDGWHGDTSRMYLVGDVPTKAKRLVDVTYECLMLGIEQAKPGNRIGDIAHAIQTHAEAHRYGVVREFCGHGLGRLFHDAPEVVHAGRPGTGPELKPGMIFTIEPMINIGKPHAKVLEDGWTAVTRDRSLSAQFEHSIGITEDGCEIFTASPKGLHKPPY, encoded by the coding sequence ATGAACCAATATGTTGCCGTTACCGCCGAAGAGGCCGCCATCCCGCGTGACGGGGTGATCAAGCTGCACGGGGCGGAAGCCTTTGAAGGCATGCGCAAGGCAGGCCGTCTTGCCGCCGAAATCCTCGATGCCCTCACCACCTTCGTCGTGCCCGGCGTCACCACGGGTGAGATTGACGATCTGGTGCGCGAAATGACGTTGAAGGGTGGCGGAATTCCCGCGACGCTCGGCTATCGCGGCTATACGCACAGCTGCTGCACCAGCATCAACCATGTCATCTGCCACGGCATTCCCTCAGACAAGAAGCTGCGCGACGGCGATATCGTCAACATCGACGTCACCCCGATTGTCGATGGCTGGCACGGCGATACCAGCCGCATGTATCTGGTCGGCGATGTGCCCACCAAGGCAAAGCGGTTGGTCGATGTGACCTATGAATGCCTGATGCTGGGCATCGAACAGGCAAAGCCCGGCAACCGCATCGGCGATATCGCCCATGCGATCCAGACCCATGCCGAGGCGCACCGCTATGGCGTGGTCCGCGAATTTTGCGGGCATGGCCTTGGCCGTTTGTTCCACGATGCCCCCGAAGTCGTCCACGCCGGCCGCCCCGGCACCGGGCCCGAACTGAAACCCGGCATGATCTTCACCATCGAACCGATGATCAACATCGGCAAACCGCACGCCAAGGTGCTGGAAGATGGCTGGACGGCGGTGACGCGGGATCGCTCATTGAGCGCGCAGTTCGAACATAGCATCGGTATTACCGAGGATGGCTGCGAGATTTTTACCGCGAGCCCCAAGGGGCTGCACAAGCCGCCTTATTGA
- a CDS encoding M16 family metallopeptidase — protein sequence MKLIHSLRLATALALLIPAQTAFAEVAPATETKPVSTPWLYENSDVPVDASWTFGVLENGVRYAVKRNIVPAGQVSIRVRVDAGALHEEDNELGFAHLMEHLAFRGSEHVPDGEAKRIWQRFGVTFGSDSNAQTTPTQTVYKLDLPNSSAATLDESLKILAGMVRAPNISESALNAERAIVQAELRESAGAGMDLGEAMRQHAFQGQRLANRSTIGTIGSLDTASAAGLKEFHRRWYRPEKVVVSVAGDADPAELERLVRLHFGAWKGQGAAVADPDFGRPDPKGAVAKTVVAPTLPPNVAVIYVRPWEKVADTIAYNEQLLVDALAQQIVNRRLVTQARGGSTFSVAEVAQEDISRSADTTTVIITPIGDNWQKAVTDVRAIIADATTTPPSAADIERELALFGNALRTMRDSYPFEAAAKQADDIVKAVDIRETIAAPDTVVSVYENMRDKFTPERLFAATKALFAADAVRILRTTPIADGADADVRLAKALTDPVTAATTVRLSENAIAIDDLPRLGAPATVVSRNTLSRLEMESVELSNGVRALLFPNKAESGQVRVLVRFGRGYQAVDPAKGALFWTGQGIISESGIGKFSRTQIDQLVNGRRIELGFSVDNDAFEYSASTRPEDLVDQLRLIATKMENPNWDTAPLEREKALAIAGYRSFDMSATAVLQRELQYRLSGNDLRWKIPTPDEVRKVDTKAFRAFWEPLLASGPVEVLLFGDFETEKAVDALQHTVGALKPRSAAAVSQKASQVVFPAANAKPLHFTHKGPKDQMAAVIGWPTGAGLAQISEARQLEVLAALFRDRLFEKFRSEQAASYSPDATATWPDEFASGGFLMAYSQMQPKDRDRFFAFANAVAADLASTPVSKDELQRALEPILQYVERATTGNLFWMNELEGATYNAARYEALGRLYSDYSKVTPEQLQALARKYLVSEKAWTMVVEPEADAVASR from the coding sequence ATGAAATTGATCCATAGTCTTCGCCTCGCGACCGCGCTCGCGCTGCTCATCCCTGCACAAACTGCCTTTGCAGAAGTTGCACCGGCTACCGAAACCAAACCCGTCAGCACCCCTTGGCTCTACGAGAATAGCGATGTTCCTGTTGATGCCAGCTGGACCTTCGGCGTGCTCGAAAATGGCGTGCGCTATGCCGTGAAGCGCAATATCGTCCCTGCCGGGCAGGTTTCCATTCGCGTCCGCGTCGATGCTGGGGCGCTGCATGAAGAGGACAATGAGCTCGGCTTTGCCCACTTGATGGAGCATCTGGCCTTTCGCGGATCGGAGCATGTCCCCGATGGAGAAGCGAAGCGCATCTGGCAGCGTTTCGGCGTCACCTTTGGCAGCGACAGCAACGCCCAGACCACACCGACACAGACGGTGTACAAGCTGGATTTGCCAAACAGTTCAGCCGCAACCTTGGACGAGTCTTTGAAAATCCTCGCCGGGATGGTTCGCGCGCCGAATATTTCGGAAAGCGCTTTGAATGCCGAACGCGCCATCGTGCAGGCCGAGTTGCGCGAGTCTGCGGGTGCCGGGATGGATCTGGGCGAAGCGATGCGGCAGCACGCCTTTCAGGGGCAAAGGCTCGCCAATCGTTCAACTATCGGAACGATAGGAAGCCTCGACACCGCCTCGGCTGCGGGATTGAAAGAATTTCACCGGCGCTGGTACCGGCCTGAAAAAGTCGTCGTGTCGGTCGCAGGTGATGCGGATCCGGCAGAACTCGAACGGCTGGTCCGGCTGCATTTTGGTGCCTGGAAAGGGCAGGGTGCGGCCGTTGCGGACCCTGATTTTGGGCGTCCCGATCCGAAGGGCGCAGTCGCGAAGACGGTGGTGGCACCCACTTTGCCGCCCAATGTCGCGGTTATCTATGTCCGGCCATGGGAAAAGGTGGCGGACACAATCGCCTATAACGAACAATTGCTGGTCGACGCGCTGGCGCAACAGATCGTCAACCGTCGTCTGGTGACACAGGCACGGGGCGGCTCGACCTTCAGCGTGGCCGAAGTGGCGCAGGAGGATATTTCGCGCAGCGCCGATACGACCACGGTCATCATCACACCGATTGGGGACAATTGGCAAAAAGCGGTAACAGACGTGCGCGCCATCATCGCTGATGCCACCACCACCCCGCCTTCGGCTGCAGACATTGAGCGCGAACTGGCGTTGTTCGGCAATGCCCTGCGCACGATGCGCGACAGCTATCCTTTCGAGGCGGCTGCCAAGCAGGCGGACGACATCGTCAAAGCGGTCGACATCCGCGAAACCATTGCGGCACCTGACACGGTCGTATCGGTCTATGAAAATATGCGCGACAAATTCACGCCCGAGCGCCTCTTCGCGGCGACCAAGGCGCTTTTTGCGGCAGATGCCGTTCGCATTTTGCGCACCACGCCAATTGCAGATGGTGCTGACGCGGATGTCCGTCTGGCAAAGGCGCTGACCGATCCGGTGACGGCAGCGACCACGGTGCGTCTGTCTGAAAACGCAATTGCCATCGACGATCTGCCCAGGCTTGGCGCGCCCGCTACGGTGGTGTCGCGCAATACGCTGTCGCGGCTTGAGATGGAATCGGTCGAGCTTTCAAACGGGGTGCGGGCCTTGCTGTTCCCGAACAAGGCAGAGAGCGGGCAGGTACGGGTGCTCGTGCGCTTCGGTCGTGGTTATCAGGCGGTCGATCCTGCCAAGGGTGCATTATTCTGGACCGGCCAGGGCATCATCAGTGAAAGCGGGATTGGCAAATTTAGCCGGACGCAGATCGATCAGTTGGTCAACGGTCGCCGCATCGAACTTGGCTTCAGTGTCGACAATGATGCGTTCGAATATAGCGCGTCGACACGGCCAGAGGATTTGGTTGATCAATTGCGGTTAATCGCGACCAAGATGGAAAATCCCAACTGGGATACTGCTCCGCTCGAACGCGAAAAGGCGCTTGCGATTGCGGGCTATCGCAGCTTTGACATGTCGGCGACTGCCGTACTGCAACGCGAGCTGCAATATCGGCTGTCGGGCAATGATCTGCGCTGGAAAATCCCCACGCCCGATGAAGTGCGCAAAGTCGATACCAAGGCATTTCGTGCCTTTTGGGAGCCCTTATTGGCAAGTGGCCCGGTAGAGGTTTTGCTGTTCGGCGACTTCGAAACCGAGAAGGCGGTCGATGCTCTCCAGCATACTGTCGGTGCATTGAAACCGCGCAGCGCAGCCGCCGTTTCGCAAAAGGCGTCTCAGGTTGTTTTCCCGGCCGCCAACGCAAAACCGCTGCACTTTACGCACAAAGGCCCGAAGGACCAGATGGCTGCCGTCATCGGCTGGCCCACCGGGGCAGGGCTGGCGCAAATAAGTGAAGCACGCCAGTTGGAAGTGCTGGCGGCATTGTTCCGCGATCGGCTGTTCGAAAAGTTCAGGTCAGAACAGGCAGCGAGCTATAGCCCGGATGCAACCGCGACATGGCCGGATGAATTTGCATCGGGCGGCTTCCTGATGGCGTACAGCCAGATGCAGCCCAAGGACAGGGACCGGTTTTTCGCTTTTGCGAATGCGGTCGCAGCGGATTTGGCCTCGACGCCGGTGAGCAAGGATGAATTGCAGCGCGCGTTGGAGCCCATCCTGCAATATGTCGAACGTGCGACTACCGGAAATCTGTTCTGGATGAACGAGCTTGAAGGTGCGACTTACAATGCTGCGCGCTATGAAGCTTTGGGACGGCTGTACAGCGATTACAGCAAGGTGACGCCGGAGCAGTTGCAAGCATTGGCACGCAAATATCTGGTTTCAGAGAAGGCCTGGACGATGGTGGTCGAGCCAGAGGCAGACGCGGTCGCCTCTCGCTAA